Proteins found in one Takifugu rubripes chromosome 15, fTakRub1.2, whole genome shotgun sequence genomic segment:
- the LOC101072129 gene encoding septin-5-like isoform X3: MRDMPPTSQLDEHQQNPGSDTPVKQVTDKTMTADNGKSPSPSRTPSLPKRFPSQPPRSPTVPPKPVMQLASQGSVSRSYSPTSRPQSPWCCADPYDSAEDQDKEYVGFATLPNQVNRKAVKKGFMFTIMVAGESGLGKSTLVNSLFLTDLYKDRKVPSAQDRINQTVKIIKHTVGIEEKGIRLRLNIIDTPGFGDAINNTKCWQSIEDYIDQQFEQYFRDESGLNRRNIQDNRVHCCLYFISPFSHGLRPLDVECMTALHGKVNIVPVLAKADCMTPAEVSIKKQKIKGELKKFGIKIYQFPECDPEDNEEIRMHDQMLKENFPFAVIGSNLHVESKGRMVRGRAYPWGVVEAEDPLHSDSLLLRNMLVRTYMQDLKDVTQETHYENYRAGCIHKMTQMVVQDRQRGLLEKYQDDSEVDFPLPLVSSDNERERLIREKDEELRKMQGVLERIQGQMHS, encoded by the exons ATGAGGGACATGCCTCCAACGTCTCAGCTCGATGAGCACCAGCAGAACCCAGGCTCCGACACACCTGTAAAACAAGTGACAGACAAAACCATGACAGCGGACAATGGGAAATCTCCCAGTCCTTCCAGGACTCCCTCGCTGCCCAAGCGCTTCCCCAGCCAACCTCCCCGTTCCCCAACAGTGCCTCCAAAACCGGTGATGCAGCTGGCCTCTCAGGGATCTGTGAGCAGGTCGTACAGCCCCACCTCACGTCCTCAAAGCCCCTGGTGTTGCGCTGACCCCTATGATTCTGCAGAG GACCAGGACAAAGAATATGTGGGTTTTGCCACCCTGCCGAACCAAGTTAACAGAAAGGCGGTGAAGAAAGGGTTTATGTTCACCATCATGGTGGCAG GGGAGTCTGGCCTGGGCAAGTCCACATTAGTCAACAGTTTATTCCTCACAGACCTCTACAAAGACAGGAAAGTCCCCAGTGCACAAG ACCGAATCAACCAAACGGTCAAGATCATCAAACACACAGTCGGCATTGAGGAGAAAGGAATCAGACTGAGGCTCAACATCATAGACACGCCGGGGTTTGGAGACGCCATCAACAACACAAAATG CTGGCAAAGCATAGAGGACTACATCGACCAGCAGTTTGAGCAGTACTTCAGAGATGAGAGCGGCTTGAACAGGAGGAACATCCAAGACAACAGAGTCCACTGCTGCCTGTACTTCATCTCCCCGTTCAGCCACGG CCTCCGACCTCTGGACGTGGAGTGTATGACGGCCCTGCATGGAAAAGTCAATATAGTTCCTGTCTTGGCCAAAGCTGACTGCATGACACCTGCGGAGGTGTCCATAAAGAAGCAGAAG ATTAAAGGGGAACTCAAGAAGTTTGGGATCAAAATCTATCAATTTCCCGAGTGTGACCCCGAAGACAATGAAGAAATTAGGATGCACGACCAGATGCTGAAG gagAATTTCCCATTTGCTGTCATCGGAAGCAACTTGCATGTGGAGAGTAAAGGACGAATGGTCAGAGGCCGTGCTTATCCCTGGGGTGTAGTAGAAG CGGAGGATCCACTTCACTCTGACTCCCTGTTGCTGAGGAACATGCTGGTGAGGACGTACATGCAGGACCTGAAGGATGTGACACAGGAGACGCATTATGAAAACTACAGGGCCGGGTGCATCcacaaaatgacacaaatggTTGTGCAGGACAGGCAACGAGG TTTGCTTGAGAAGTATCAAGATGACAGCGAGGTGGATTTTCCTCTGCCGCTGGTCTCCAGCGATAATGAGAGGGAAAGACTGATCCGTGAGAAAGATGAAGAG TTGAGGAAGATGCAGGGAGTGCTGGAAAGGATTCAGGGGCAGATGCATAGCTAA
- the mntb gene encoding MAX network transcriptional repressor b — protein MSIDTLLEAARYLEWQAQQQQIKREEEQRKEKDLIKREAEAKCVEFVASLSQPVRANHITWSDDGHRRQPHQPPPPSLPPQVPIAVIPMVPVVTATPSVPPLPLPTPIAAAATTLNSPPQLNNSSSPPKQPQHMQQQSTSPHLLCAPQMKVETPSQQMIGGKPGQSQSQIQIQYPTSISTNNSGSQHALAPHQAPPTSQSRPNGVTIEDMRGMEGKRRPGGAGTREVHNKLEKNRRAHLKECFETLKKNVPNVDEKKTSNLSVLRSALRYIQTLKRKEKEYEHEMERLAREKIATQQRLAELKNELSQCMDVVEIDRVLRQTIQPEDDQASTSTASEGEDNFEQDIDDEVSTPVLAATPLPKPAPPILQAQTLLPSHLSIQHAALPLSGVLTTASPSAPAPPQVIAPAPAPPPPLPAHPLQPSAMQVQPTVIAHAAVSHPSVIQAVNHGLPANHKQLTHIAPSPGPASSTTQPIAAAPAATATHQQLAAQPIGHITVHPVAHLGGPLPSHLPALYPQGVSVSQPTMVGHITQTFTHHTLPHVQANPQANTNGGQVNSTAVMNQGSPSLGKPTAVLAPHPQLVGQAAVLNPVTMVTVPTFPVSTLKLA, from the exons ATGAGCATCGATACACTTTTGGAGGCGGCCAGATATTTGGAATGGCAAGCCCAGCAACAACAGATCAAACGTG AGGAAGAGCAACGAAAGGAGAAGGACCTCATCAAGAGGGAGGCAGAGGCAAAATGTGTGGAATTTGTGGCCTCGCTGTCTCAgccagtcagagcaaaccacatCACTTGGAGTGACGATGGACACCGGCGACAGCCCCATCAGCCTCCGCCCCCCTCTCTTCCACCTCAGGTCCCAATTGCCGTCATTCCGATGGTTCCGGTTGTCACCGCGACGCCGTCGGTCCCGCCCCTCCCGCTCCCGACGCCAATCGCAGCGGCGGCGACGACGCTCAACAGCCCCCCGCAGCTCAAtaactcttcctctcctccgaaGCAGCCGCAGCACATGCAGCAACAGTCGACCTCTCCTCACCTGTTGTGCGCCCCCCAGATGAAGGTAGAGACCCCCAGTCAGCAGATGATTGGTGGGAAACCGGGCCAATCACAGtctcagattcagattcagtaCCCCACCTCAATCAGCACTAATAACTCTGGATCGCAGCATGCACTGGCGCCCCATCAAGCTCCACCCACATCTCAGTCACGGCCTAATGGCGTAACGATAGAGGATatgagagggatggaggggaagaggagaccCGGAGG AGCGGGGACCAGAGAGGTGCACAATAAACTAGAGAAGAACAG GAGAGCACACCTTAAAGAATGCTTTGAGACGCTGAAGAAAAACGTTCCAAACGTGGACGAGAAGAAAACCTCCAACCTGAGTGTTCTCCGCAGTGCTTTACGTTACATACAG ACattaaagaggaaggagaaggagtaTGAGCACGAGATGGAGCGTCTGGCCAGGGAGAAAATCGCCACGCAGCAGCGGTTAGCTGAACTGAAGAACGAGCTGAGCCAGTGCATGGATGTCGTCGAAATTGACAGAGTCCTCCGTCAGACCATCCAGCCAGAGGATGACCAGGCCTCCACTTCCACCGCCTCGG AAGGAGAAGACAACTTTGAACAGGACATTGATGATGAAGTCTCCACTCCCGTTCTTGCTGCGACGCCCCTCCCCAAACCAGCACCCCCCATATTACAAGCCCAGACACTGCTCCCTTCTCATTTGTCAATCCAGCACGCTGCGCTGCCTCTGTCTGGTGTCCTCACTACAGCCTCCCCATctgctcctgcacctcctcaggTCAtcgctccagctccagctccgccccctccgctACCAGCTCATCCCCTCCAGCCTTCGGCAATGCAGGTCCAGCCCACCGTTATCGCTCACGCTGCCGTCTCTCACCCGTCAGTCATCCAGGCTGTCAACCACGGCCTGCCAGCCAATCACAAGCAACTGACACACATCGCCCCGTCGCCCGGCCCCGCATCTTCCACCACTCAGCCAAtcgcagcagcaccagcagcgaCCGCCACTCATCAGCAGCTCGCCGCCCAGCCCATCGGACACATCACAGTTCACCCTGTGGCCCACCTGGGAGGCCCTCTGCCGTCCCACCTTCCAGCTCTGTACCCCCAGGGCGTGTCTGTCTCCCAGCCCACCATGGTGGGCCACATCACTCAGACCTTCACCCATCACACTCTGCCGCACGTCCAGGCTAATCCTCAAGCTAACACTAACGGAGGCCAAGTGAACAGCACAGCGGTGATGAACCAGGGCAGCCCGTCGCTGGGAAAACCCACAGCGGTGCTCGCACCTCACCCGCAGCTGGTCGGACAGGCTGCTGTCCTCAACcctgtcaccatggtaacggtcCCAACCTTCCCAGTCAGCACGTTGAAACTGGCCTGA
- the LOC101072129 gene encoding septin-5-like isoform X1 has translation MEHMSSPVRFCYNKKAATFSQMEASSLTIEDQEETQFPYAMRDMPPTSQLDEHQQNPGSDTPVKQVTDKTMTADNGKSPSPSRTPSLPKRFPSQPPRSPTVPPKPVMQLASQGSVSRSYSPTSRPQSPWCCADPYDSAEDQDKEYVGFATLPNQVNRKAVKKGFMFTIMVAGESGLGKSTLVNSLFLTDLYKDRKVPSAQDRINQTVKIIKHTVGIEEKGIRLRLNIIDTPGFGDAINNTKCWQSIEDYIDQQFEQYFRDESGLNRRNIQDNRVHCCLYFISPFSHGLRPLDVECMTALHGKVNIVPVLAKADCMTPAEVSIKKQKIKGELKKFGIKIYQFPECDPEDNEEIRMHDQMLKENFPFAVIGSNLHVESKGRMVRGRAYPWGVVEAEDPLHSDSLLLRNMLVRTYMQDLKDVTQETHYENYRAGCIHKMTQMVVQDRQRGLLEKYQDDSEVDFPLPLVSSDNERERLIREKDEELRKMQGVLERIQGQMHS, from the exons GCGTCCAGTCTCACCATTGAGGACCAGGAGGAAACGCAGTTTCCTTATGCCATGAGGGACATGCCTCCAACGTCTCAGCTCGATGAGCACCAGCAGAACCCAGGCTCCGACACACCTGTAAAACAAGTGACAGACAAAACCATGACAGCGGACAATGGGAAATCTCCCAGTCCTTCCAGGACTCCCTCGCTGCCCAAGCGCTTCCCCAGCCAACCTCCCCGTTCCCCAACAGTGCCTCCAAAACCGGTGATGCAGCTGGCCTCTCAGGGATCTGTGAGCAGGTCGTACAGCCCCACCTCACGTCCTCAAAGCCCCTGGTGTTGCGCTGACCCCTATGATTCTGCAGAG GACCAGGACAAAGAATATGTGGGTTTTGCCACCCTGCCGAACCAAGTTAACAGAAAGGCGGTGAAGAAAGGGTTTATGTTCACCATCATGGTGGCAG GGGAGTCTGGCCTGGGCAAGTCCACATTAGTCAACAGTTTATTCCTCACAGACCTCTACAAAGACAGGAAAGTCCCCAGTGCACAAG ACCGAATCAACCAAACGGTCAAGATCATCAAACACACAGTCGGCATTGAGGAGAAAGGAATCAGACTGAGGCTCAACATCATAGACACGCCGGGGTTTGGAGACGCCATCAACAACACAAAATG CTGGCAAAGCATAGAGGACTACATCGACCAGCAGTTTGAGCAGTACTTCAGAGATGAGAGCGGCTTGAACAGGAGGAACATCCAAGACAACAGAGTCCACTGCTGCCTGTACTTCATCTCCCCGTTCAGCCACGG CCTCCGACCTCTGGACGTGGAGTGTATGACGGCCCTGCATGGAAAAGTCAATATAGTTCCTGTCTTGGCCAAAGCTGACTGCATGACACCTGCGGAGGTGTCCATAAAGAAGCAGAAG ATTAAAGGGGAACTCAAGAAGTTTGGGATCAAAATCTATCAATTTCCCGAGTGTGACCCCGAAGACAATGAAGAAATTAGGATGCACGACCAGATGCTGAAG gagAATTTCCCATTTGCTGTCATCGGAAGCAACTTGCATGTGGAGAGTAAAGGACGAATGGTCAGAGGCCGTGCTTATCCCTGGGGTGTAGTAGAAG CGGAGGATCCACTTCACTCTGACTCCCTGTTGCTGAGGAACATGCTGGTGAGGACGTACATGCAGGACCTGAAGGATGTGACACAGGAGACGCATTATGAAAACTACAGGGCCGGGTGCATCcacaaaatgacacaaatggTTGTGCAGGACAGGCAACGAGG TTTGCTTGAGAAGTATCAAGATGACAGCGAGGTGGATTTTCCTCTGCCGCTGGTCTCCAGCGATAATGAGAGGGAAAGACTGATCCGTGAGAAAGATGAAGAG TTGAGGAAGATGCAGGGAGTGCTGGAAAGGATTCAGGGGCAGATGCATAGCTAA
- the LOC101072129 gene encoding septin-5-like isoform X2 — protein MEASSLTIEDQEETQFPYAMRDMPPTSQLDEHQQNPGSDTPVKQVTDKTMTADNGKSPSPSRTPSLPKRFPSQPPRSPTVPPKPVMQLASQGSVSRSYSPTSRPQSPWCCADPYDSAEDQDKEYVGFATLPNQVNRKAVKKGFMFTIMVAGESGLGKSTLVNSLFLTDLYKDRKVPSAQDRINQTVKIIKHTVGIEEKGIRLRLNIIDTPGFGDAINNTKCWQSIEDYIDQQFEQYFRDESGLNRRNIQDNRVHCCLYFISPFSHGLRPLDVECMTALHGKVNIVPVLAKADCMTPAEVSIKKQKIKGELKKFGIKIYQFPECDPEDNEEIRMHDQMLKENFPFAVIGSNLHVESKGRMVRGRAYPWGVVEAEDPLHSDSLLLRNMLVRTYMQDLKDVTQETHYENYRAGCIHKMTQMVVQDRQRGLLEKYQDDSEVDFPLPLVSSDNERERLIREKDEELRKMQGVLERIQGQMHS, from the exons ATGGAG GCGTCCAGTCTCACCATTGAGGACCAGGAGGAAACGCAGTTTCCTTATGCCATGAGGGACATGCCTCCAACGTCTCAGCTCGATGAGCACCAGCAGAACCCAGGCTCCGACACACCTGTAAAACAAGTGACAGACAAAACCATGACAGCGGACAATGGGAAATCTCCCAGTCCTTCCAGGACTCCCTCGCTGCCCAAGCGCTTCCCCAGCCAACCTCCCCGTTCCCCAACAGTGCCTCCAAAACCGGTGATGCAGCTGGCCTCTCAGGGATCTGTGAGCAGGTCGTACAGCCCCACCTCACGTCCTCAAAGCCCCTGGTGTTGCGCTGACCCCTATGATTCTGCAGAG GACCAGGACAAAGAATATGTGGGTTTTGCCACCCTGCCGAACCAAGTTAACAGAAAGGCGGTGAAGAAAGGGTTTATGTTCACCATCATGGTGGCAG GGGAGTCTGGCCTGGGCAAGTCCACATTAGTCAACAGTTTATTCCTCACAGACCTCTACAAAGACAGGAAAGTCCCCAGTGCACAAG ACCGAATCAACCAAACGGTCAAGATCATCAAACACACAGTCGGCATTGAGGAGAAAGGAATCAGACTGAGGCTCAACATCATAGACACGCCGGGGTTTGGAGACGCCATCAACAACACAAAATG CTGGCAAAGCATAGAGGACTACATCGACCAGCAGTTTGAGCAGTACTTCAGAGATGAGAGCGGCTTGAACAGGAGGAACATCCAAGACAACAGAGTCCACTGCTGCCTGTACTTCATCTCCCCGTTCAGCCACGG CCTCCGACCTCTGGACGTGGAGTGTATGACGGCCCTGCATGGAAAAGTCAATATAGTTCCTGTCTTGGCCAAAGCTGACTGCATGACACCTGCGGAGGTGTCCATAAAGAAGCAGAAG ATTAAAGGGGAACTCAAGAAGTTTGGGATCAAAATCTATCAATTTCCCGAGTGTGACCCCGAAGACAATGAAGAAATTAGGATGCACGACCAGATGCTGAAG gagAATTTCCCATTTGCTGTCATCGGAAGCAACTTGCATGTGGAGAGTAAAGGACGAATGGTCAGAGGCCGTGCTTATCCCTGGGGTGTAGTAGAAG CGGAGGATCCACTTCACTCTGACTCCCTGTTGCTGAGGAACATGCTGGTGAGGACGTACATGCAGGACCTGAAGGATGTGACACAGGAGACGCATTATGAAAACTACAGGGCCGGGTGCATCcacaaaatgacacaaatggTTGTGCAGGACAGGCAACGAGG TTTGCTTGAGAAGTATCAAGATGACAGCGAGGTGGATTTTCCTCTGCCGCTGGTCTCCAGCGATAATGAGAGGGAAAGACTGATCCGTGAGAAAGATGAAGAG TTGAGGAAGATGCAGGGAGTGCTGGAAAGGATTCAGGGGCAGATGCATAGCTAA